AAAGGTTCCCGTAGTTATCGTCGGCATCTTCGATCACGATCGACGGCATCCTCTTTAAATGCACAACGCAACGACATTGCTTGTCGATGCCGCCCTTGGGACCGTTTACATCACGAACGGTCACTTGAACTTTGCGAATTCGATTTTGAAATCGCTCGACAGCGCCGAGCATCAAATCCGAGACGTCTTGTTTAACAGAAGGAGCGAGTTCGAAGTTACCGAAGTGAGTCGAAAGCATCATGGTCAAACCTTTCCAAGTCGCGTCAAGTTTCATCCACCCAGCACTGTGGGCTTCACAATCAACAGTACCTCTGAACCGGCCCGATGTCACATAGAATGGGCGGAAATTCACCTAGATTTCTTCTATCGATGGAACATCTTCCCTACGCGAAAAACTTTGCATTTCGCGAGAATTCTCTTGCAATTTGAACGTTCGTCGATTTCCGATTCCGCCTCGGCTCGATGTGTCAATCGGTAGACTTTGCCTGACAGAAAATGTTGAAGGAACGACTCGGTCGTGGAAAGCGAAACCGACGGTGATCACTTAGACTGGGGGTCTCGGAATTCATCCCCGGAGCCAACCCATGTTCATCTGCATTCCAAACACATCCAAGATTACTCGAACGCTCGCAGCACAAGTCATTGCTGTAGCGATTGCGATTGGTTTTGCGTCGAACGACTCGGCCAACGACATATTAGCGGTCGCGTCCGAGCACCACCCCAACGTCGTCGTGATTCTGACAGACGATCAGGGATGGGGTGATTTAAGTTTGAATGGCAACCCAAACCTTTCAACGCCCAACATCGATTCGCTTGCTCGCGATGGAGCCGAAGTCAAGAACTACTACGTTTGCGCCGTATGCTCACCCACGCGTGCCGAGCTCCTGACCGGGCGATACCACACTCGTAGCGGAGTCTACAGCACGTCATCGGGCGGCGAGCGGATCAACGCGGACGAGCAAACAATCGGCGACGTTTTCAAAACCGCCGGCTACGCCACCGCCGCGTTTGGAAAATGGCACAGCGGAATGCAGTATCCGTATCACCCAAATGCACGTGGATTCGACGAGTACTACGGTTTTTGCAGCGGACATTGGGGCGATTATTTCTCACCAATGCTTGAACACAACGGCGAGATCGTGACGGGCGAAGGATTCTTGGTTGACGACCTGACAAGTCATGCGATCGAGTTCATCGACGGCCATGTGAACGATCCGTTCTTTGTTTACTTGCCGTTCAATACGCCTCACGCCCCGATGCAGGTGCCAGATCCGTTTTGGGAAAAGTTCAAAGACAAGCCATTGGTTCCCGATCCGGATCCTAAAAATGCGAAAGCTCAAGACGACAACCACACTCGCGCGGCGCTGGCGATGTGCGAAAACATCGATTTCAACGTCGGCCGGTTGCTCAAGCACTTGGACGAGACCGGGTTGGCCAACAACACGCTCGTGGTTTTCTTTTGCGACAACGGGCCGAATGGCTACCGGTTCAATGGCGGGCTGCGTGGGCGAAAAGGATCGACGAATGAAGGTGGACTGCGGTCGCCGATGCTCGTTCGCTATCCGACGGCGATCAAGAAAGGAACCAAGGTCACGTCGATCATGGGCGCGATCGATTTGCTGCCTACGCTGGCGGAATTGACAAAAATCAAACTTCAGTCGCCCAAACCGCTGGACGGGCGTTCGATGGCCGCCGGACTGCTGGGCCAACCTGCCAACGACGATGAGATCGACGACCGAATGATCTTTTCGACTTGGAATGGTCGGCACAGCTTGCGGAGCAACCAGTATCGGATGCACGGCGACGGCAGCTTGTATGACATCCAAGACGATCGTGGCGAACACGTTGATTTACGAAACCGCGAGCCAGAGATCGCTAAACAGATGGGCGACGTGCTGGCCAGTTACGTTGCCGAACTGAATCCGAAGAATTCGAAGTCCAAGGAACGGCGTCCGATCACCCTCGGACATCCCGATGCCCAGTTCAATCAGATGCCGGCGCGAGATGCGATCGGCCACGGCGGCGTTGTTCACAGCAACAAGTTTCCCAATTGCACGTTCATGAAAAACTGGGTCGGCACCGACAGCTCGATCACGTGGGACGTAGATATTCTGGGCGAAGGCGACCACGAAGTCACGATGTATTACGCGTGCAAAAATGACGACGTGGGGTCCGTGATCGAACTGAGCCTGGGTGACGAAAAGCTGCAAGCGACGATCAGCGAAGCGAACGAAGTGCCGCTAAGAGGCATGGAGAACGACCGCGACCTGCGACCGGAAAGTTACGTCAAGGATTGGAAGCCGATGACGCTAGGAACGTTCCATTTGAAGCCCGGTCGCGGCACGTTGACGTTGAAGGCGATCGAGGCTGCCGGCGGTGAAGTGGCTGAAATGCGGCTGCTGATGTTTCGGAAGCTGCCTTAACGCGTCACTCTGTATCGATTGTTCCGGCTAGCACTGTCATCAGGTCGAGTGGAAAGGCATGGTGGTAACGAAAATGCTGGTGACGGCGTGACGGTCGTGACGATCTAGCGGGGTGTGGCGGTGAAGGTCACAGATATTGATTCCGCGTTTGAATGGGTTGCCCGTGGCTGTTTCGCTGAAAGTTCTTCGGAACGACGAAAGTACTCCTGCAACACTGCGGATCGGCAGTCGACTGGATAAGTACCGAATCTTACGACGTCTTGGCGAAGGTGGATTTGCGAATGTCTATGCGGCTCAGGACTTAGTCGAAGATCGAAAAGTTGCGTTGAAGATTCCGCACAACGAATTCGTCAGCAACACTCAATCGCTCGACGACCTGCAGCGGGAAGTCCGCATCATGTCTCGGCTACGACACCCCTCGATCCTGCCGCTGAAGGACGCTCGATTCATCGGCGGGCACTTTGTGATCACGTTTCCGCTAGGTGTTGAAACGCTTGGCGACCGCATGACACGGCGGATTTCGCGACAAACGGCGATGGATTACGCCGTCCAAATGATTAGCGCCGTCGCTTATGCACACGAAAACTCGGTACTGCATCGCGACATCAAGCCCGAAAACTTCGTGCTGTTCCCCGATCAAGTGATCCAGTTGACCGACTTTGGATTAGCCCGCATCGAGAAGGGTGATCACGATATCTCGGGATCAGGCACGCTTGGATACATTTCGCCAGAACAGGCGATGGGCAAGCCGACGTACCGCAGTGATGTGTTTTCACTCGGACTGGTGATCTATCGATTGTTCTCGGGAGCCATCCCCGAATATCCATTCGATTCGCTGCCAAGCTACAACCGACTGCGACGCGGCCTATCAAAAGACTTTGTCGATTTGATTCGAAAAGCGATCGAACCAGCGCCCACCAAACGCTTTCGCGATGGAGT
The DNA window shown above is from Rubripirellula reticaptiva and carries:
- a CDS encoding arylsulfatase encodes the protein MFICIPNTSKITRTLAAQVIAVAIAIGFASNDSANDILAVASEHHPNVVVILTDDQGWGDLSLNGNPNLSTPNIDSLARDGAEVKNYYVCAVCSPTRAELLTGRYHTRSGVYSTSSGGERINADEQTIGDVFKTAGYATAAFGKWHSGMQYPYHPNARGFDEYYGFCSGHWGDYFSPMLEHNGEIVTGEGFLVDDLTSHAIEFIDGHVNDPFFVYLPFNTPHAPMQVPDPFWEKFKDKPLVPDPDPKNAKAQDDNHTRAALAMCENIDFNVGRLLKHLDETGLANNTLVVFFCDNGPNGYRFNGGLRGRKGSTNEGGLRSPMLVRYPTAIKKGTKVTSIMGAIDLLPTLAELTKIKLQSPKPLDGRSMAAGLLGQPANDDEIDDRMIFSTWNGRHSLRSNQYRMHGDGSLYDIQDDRGEHVDLRNREPEIAKQMGDVLASYVAELNPKNSKSKERRPITLGHPDAQFNQMPARDAIGHGGVVHSNKFPNCTFMKNWVGTDSSITWDVDILGEGDHEVTMYYACKNDDVGSVIELSLGDEKLQATISEANEVPLRGMENDRDLRPESYVKDWKPMTLGTFHLKPGRGTLTLKAIEAAGGEVAEMRLLMFRKLP
- a CDS encoding serine/threonine-protein kinase, which encodes MAVSLKVLRNDESTPATLRIGSRLDKYRILRRLGEGGFANVYAAQDLVEDRKVALKIPHNEFVSNTQSLDDLQREVRIMSRLRHPSILPLKDARFIGGHFVITFPLGVETLGDRMTRRISRQTAMDYAVQMISAVAYAHENSVLHRDIKPENFVLFPDQVIQLTDFGLARIEKGDHDISGSGTLGYISPEQAMGKPTYRSDVFSLGLVIYRLFSGAIPEYPFDSLPSYNRLRRGLSKDFVDLIRKAIEPAPTKRFRDGVAMHNALMKIRFPMTDRSVTLRSTTNADGYTRRVA